The proteins below are encoded in one region of Microbacterium pygmaeum:
- a CDS encoding ABC transporter permease: MLTFILRRLLSGLVLIVVITVIAFTLLYLGSGNIARTILGQNASEELVAQKAAELGLDQPLFVQFGTWLSSAVTGDLGRSWFNGQLVTVQLASRLSVTLSLVIGAIIITAIFSVVLGILAARRGGAVDGTVQFFSILGFAIPGFLIALFLVLIFAINLHWFKATGYIPITTSFTGWLTSVTLPIIALAIGGIATISQQVRGSVLDGLSRDYVRTLRSRGLSSNRVVYKHVLRNAGGPALALLAVQFIGMIGGAVIVEQIFALPGIGSLTVTATTSGDVPVVMGVVIVTAIIAVVVNLLIDLAQAALNPKVRLS; encoded by the coding sequence ATGCTCACATTCATCCTGCGCCGCCTGTTGTCGGGCCTGGTCCTGATCGTCGTGATCACGGTCATCGCCTTCACGCTGCTGTATCTGGGCAGTGGCAACATCGCGCGCACCATCCTCGGGCAGAACGCCAGCGAAGAGCTCGTCGCCCAGAAGGCAGCTGAGCTCGGCCTCGATCAGCCGTTGTTCGTGCAGTTCGGCACCTGGCTCTCGTCGGCCGTCACCGGCGACCTCGGCCGGTCCTGGTTCAACGGGCAGCTCGTCACGGTCCAGCTCGCGAGCCGGCTGTCGGTCACCCTGTCGCTGGTGATCGGCGCCATCATCATCACGGCGATCTTCTCGGTGGTCCTCGGGATCCTCGCGGCGCGACGCGGCGGCGCTGTCGACGGCACCGTGCAGTTCTTCTCGATCCTGGGCTTCGCCATCCCGGGCTTCCTCATCGCCCTGTTCCTCGTGCTGATCTTCGCAATCAACCTGCACTGGTTCAAAGCGACCGGCTACATCCCCATCACGACCTCGTTCACCGGCTGGCTGACCAGCGTCACCCTGCCGATCATCGCTCTCGCCATCGGCGGCATCGCGACGATCTCCCAGCAGGTTCGCGGCTCGGTGCTTGACGGACTGTCCCGCGACTATGTGCGTACGCTCCGCAGTCGAGGACTCAGCTCGAACCGCGTCGTCTACAAGCACGTGCTGCGAAACGCCGGGGGCCCCGCCCTCGCGCTCCTGGCGGTGCAGTTCATCGGCATGATCGGCGGCGCCGTCATCGTCGAGCAGATCTTCGCCCTCCCCGGCATCGGCTCCTTGACGGTGACCGCCACGACCTCCGGCGACGTGCCGGTGGTGATGGGCGTGGTCATCGTGACCGCGATCATCGCCGTGGTCGTCAACCTCCTGATCGACCTCGCGCAGGCCGCGCTCAACCCGAAGGTGAGACTGTCATGA
- a CDS encoding ATP-binding cassette domain-containing protein, with amino-acid sequence MSESLLTVDDLVVEYPGKGFRAKPFQALKGVSIDIKPGETLGLVGESGSGKTTLGRAVLGLAPVTGGKITYDGQDISHLNRRERRALSSEIQVVFQDPYSSLNPSLTIEQILAEPLQARGVANATAKSRVRDLLDQVGLPADARSRLPREFSGGQRQRIAIARALALDPKLIVCDEPVSALDLSTQARVLDLFIEIQNRTGVAYLFITHDLAVVRHISHRVAVMYRGEIVENGDGDQVTARPQHPYTQRLFMASPVPDPDKQEVRRVDRRALLDAEKLAS; translated from the coding sequence ATGAGCGAGTCGCTGTTGACCGTCGACGACCTGGTCGTCGAATATCCCGGTAAGGGATTCCGCGCCAAGCCGTTCCAGGCGCTCAAGGGCGTCTCGATCGACATCAAGCCGGGCGAGACCTTGGGGCTGGTGGGAGAGTCCGGATCGGGAAAGACCACCCTCGGCCGCGCCGTGCTCGGACTCGCGCCCGTCACCGGCGGGAAGATCACCTACGACGGGCAGGACATCAGTCACCTGAACCGCAGGGAGCGTCGCGCGCTGAGCTCCGAGATCCAGGTGGTCTTCCAGGACCCCTACTCGTCGCTGAACCCGTCCCTGACGATCGAGCAGATCCTCGCTGAGCCACTCCAGGCGCGCGGCGTCGCGAATGCGACGGCGAAGAGTCGCGTCCGAGACCTGCTCGACCAGGTCGGCCTCCCCGCCGACGCGCGGAGCCGGCTCCCCCGGGAGTTCTCCGGCGGGCAGCGGCAGCGCATCGCGATCGCACGGGCGCTCGCACTGGACCCGAAGCTGATCGTCTGCGACGAGCCGGTCTCCGCGCTGGACCTGTCCACCCAGGCGCGCGTCCTCGACCTGTTCATCGAGATCCAGAACCGCACCGGCGTCGCGTATCTGTTCATCACGCACGACCTGGCGGTGGTGCGCCACATCAGCCACCGCGTCGCGGTGATGTACCGGGGCGAGATCGTCGAGAACGGTGACGGCGATCAGGTCACCGCACGCCCGCAGCATCCGTACACGCAACGGCTGTTCATGGCCTCACCGGTCCCCGACCCGGACAAGCAGGAAGTGCGCCGCGTCGATCGCCGCGCACTGCTGGACGCCGAGAAGCTCGCGTCCTGA
- a CDS encoding dipeptide/oligopeptide/nickel ABC transporter permease/ATP-binding protein, whose amino-acid sequence MTAVEVPAAVPTSGARADHLFRRLLRNPLALVSMIFLALVGIIAIIGPLIAPYDPNLASLQLILAPPSPEHLLGGDSAGRDVFSRLLAATQVSIAAALLAVVTALVLGVITGLIAGYYQGWFDTVASWFTALVMALPAMVVLLAARAVLGPSVWIAMLIFGVVLAPAYFRLVYTMVTAVRSELFVDAARVSGLSDLRIIGRHVLSVVRAPIIIQTAIVAIIAIAIQSGLEFLGLGDTSVPTWGGMLNDAFSKIYQAPLLMLWPSLAIGLTSIALMLLANAMRDVLERTVVVRRKHRRAVTSRTGSIAAVTTATSMSDLGDEVDLVTVDGEPIRHADDERAAARSGEVILSVRDLRVGYGQSDGSTTEVVHGVSLDIRKGEVHGLIGESGSGKSQTAFAVLGLLPKGGSVTGGSIDYEGTRLENGSDAVYRGIRGRRIAYIPQEPMSNLDASFTIGSQLVEPLRVGLGMSKKDATDKALSLLERVGIPQPLRTFKAYPFEVSGGMAQRVLIAGAVSTDPDLIIADEPTTALDVTVQAEVLDLLRDLQAERHMAMLLVTHNFGVVADLCDRVTVMQSGLFVETGPVRAIFNDPKHPYTKSLLESILDEGPARPALSGANEQGARR is encoded by the coding sequence ATGACCGCCGTCGAAGTCCCTGCCGCGGTTCCCACGTCCGGAGCGCGCGCCGACCATCTGTTCCGCCGCCTCCTGCGCAACCCGCTCGCGCTCGTGTCGATGATCTTCCTGGCCCTCGTCGGCATCATCGCCATCATCGGGCCGCTCATCGCACCGTACGATCCGAACCTCGCCTCGCTCCAGCTCATCCTGGCGCCGCCGAGTCCCGAACACCTCCTCGGCGGGGACAGCGCCGGCCGCGACGTGTTCTCACGACTGCTGGCCGCGACCCAGGTCAGCATCGCCGCCGCGCTGCTGGCGGTCGTCACCGCCCTGGTGCTCGGCGTGATCACGGGTCTGATCGCGGGCTACTACCAGGGCTGGTTCGACACGGTGGCCTCGTGGTTCACGGCTCTCGTGATGGCGCTTCCCGCCATGGTCGTGCTGCTCGCCGCCCGCGCCGTCCTCGGACCCTCGGTCTGGATCGCGATGCTGATCTTCGGCGTCGTGCTGGCCCCGGCCTACTTCCGGCTCGTCTACACGATGGTCACCGCAGTCCGATCCGAGCTGTTCGTGGACGCCGCGCGGGTCTCCGGGCTGAGCGACCTGCGCATCATCGGTCGCCATGTGCTCTCCGTCGTCCGCGCGCCGATCATCATCCAGACCGCGATCGTCGCGATCATCGCGATCGCGATCCAGTCCGGCCTCGAGTTCCTCGGCCTGGGCGACACGTCGGTGCCGACCTGGGGCGGGATGCTCAACGACGCGTTCTCGAAGATCTACCAGGCGCCGCTGCTGATGCTCTGGCCATCGCTCGCCATCGGCCTCACGAGCATCGCGCTGATGCTGCTCGCCAACGCCATGCGGGACGTGCTCGAGCGCACGGTCGTCGTACGACGCAAGCACCGTCGCGCGGTCACCAGCCGCACCGGTTCGATCGCCGCGGTCACCACGGCGACGAGCATGAGCGACCTGGGCGACGAGGTCGACCTCGTCACCGTCGACGGTGAGCCGATCCGGCACGCCGACGACGAGCGGGCAGCCGCTCGCTCGGGCGAAGTCATCCTGAGCGTCAGGGACCTCCGCGTGGGATACGGGCAGAGCGACGGAAGCACGACGGAGGTCGTGCACGGCGTCTCGCTCGACATCCGCAAGGGCGAAGTGCACGGCCTCATCGGCGAGTCCGGTTCCGGCAAATCCCAGACGGCGTTCGCTGTGCTCGGGCTGCTGCCCAAGGGCGGCAGTGTGACCGGCGGGTCGATCGACTACGAGGGCACCCGCCTGGAGAACGGGAGCGACGCGGTGTACCGCGGCATCCGCGGGCGTCGCATCGCGTACATCCCGCAGGAGCCGATGAGCAACCTGGATGCGTCGTTCACGATCGGCAGCCAGCTGGTCGAGCCGCTGCGCGTCGGGCTCGGGATGAGCAAGAAGGATGCCACGGACAAGGCGCTCTCGCTCCTGGAACGCGTGGGCATCCCGCAGCCGTTGCGCACCTTCAAGGCGTACCCCTTCGAGGTCTCCGGCGGCATGGCCCAGCGTGTGCTGATCGCGGGGGCGGTCTCGACCGACCCCGATCTGATCATCGCCGACGAGCCGACCACCGCCCTGGATGTCACGGTGCAGGCCGAGGTCCTCGATCTGCTGCGCGATCTCCAGGCGGAGCGCCACATGGCGATGCTGCTGGTCACGCACAACTTCGGCGTCGTCGCCGATCTCTGCGACCGGGTCACCGTGATGCAGTCCGGTCTGTTCGTGGAGACCGGCCCGGTCCGTGCGATCTTCAACGATCCGAAGCATCCGTACACCAAGTCGTTGCTGGAGTCGATCCTCGACGAAGGGCCCGCACGCCCCGCGCTCTCGGGCGCGAACGAACAAGGAGCACGCCGATGA
- a CDS encoding ABC transporter substrate-binding protein, translating to MIRWKKAAAAAAIAVTAALALSSCAGGATDGGGEGGSGGTLTLGAIAAPTTFDPAGSEWGNRSPFYQAVFDTLLLATPEGTIEPWLATEWSYNDDNTVLTLTIRDDVTFTDGSALTADVVVGNLQRFKDGTSPDAGYFAGVASFEAPDDTTVVITLSAPDPAMLDYLTRDPGLVGAEANFDNPDAATTPIGSGPYVLDTAATVTGTTYAYTKNPDYWNPDVQHYDNLVINTLTDPTAALNAIKAGEANGVKLANNDALDEVEGAGWTVNANELDFQGLLLLDRAGTMDPALADVKVRQAINYAFDREGLLQATQFGNGTVTTQVFPATSDAYDPELDEYYTYDPEKAKSLLAEAGYADGLTISMPSVSVLGATTYTLVAQQLADIGITVEQVDVPMGNFIADLLAPKYPASFMALEQNPDWQLIQFMIAPTAVFNPFKYSDPQVDEYIQEIQYGDEATQASVAKELNTYIVEQGWFAPFFRVQGSVATDANTTVEMLPTNAYPAIYDFQPKQ from the coding sequence ATGATCCGATGGAAGAAGGCCGCGGCAGCAGCGGCTATCGCCGTCACCGCCGCACTGGCCCTGTCCAGCTGTGCCGGCGGAGCCACCGACGGCGGTGGAGAAGGCGGAAGCGGAGGCACCCTCACGCTCGGCGCCATCGCCGCGCCGACCACGTTCGACCCGGCCGGCTCCGAATGGGGCAACCGCTCGCCGTTCTACCAGGCCGTCTTCGACACGCTTCTGCTCGCGACGCCCGAGGGCACGATCGAGCCGTGGCTGGCGACCGAGTGGTCGTACAACGACGACAACACTGTGCTCACCCTCACCATCCGCGACGACGTGACATTCACCGACGGCTCGGCGCTCACCGCCGATGTGGTCGTCGGCAACCTGCAGCGGTTCAAGGACGGCACCTCACCCGATGCCGGCTACTTCGCCGGGGTCGCGAGCTTCGAGGCGCCGGATGACACCACGGTCGTGATCACCCTGAGCGCGCCGGACCCCGCGATGCTGGACTACCTGACGCGCGATCCCGGTCTGGTCGGCGCAGAGGCGAACTTCGACAATCCCGATGCCGCGACCACCCCGATCGGCTCCGGTCCGTACGTGCTCGACACGGCCGCCACGGTCACCGGGACGACGTACGCCTACACGAAGAACCCCGACTACTGGAACCCTGACGTCCAGCACTACGACAACCTCGTGATCAACACGCTCACCGACCCGACCGCCGCGCTGAACGCGATCAAGGCCGGCGAGGCCAACGGCGTCAAGCTCGCCAACAACGATGCGCTCGACGAGGTCGAGGGCGCCGGCTGGACGGTCAACGCCAACGAGCTCGACTTCCAGGGTCTGCTCCTGCTCGACCGCGCCGGCACGATGGACCCAGCGCTGGCCGACGTGAAGGTCCGTCAGGCGATCAACTACGCGTTCGACCGCGAAGGACTGCTGCAGGCCACGCAGTTCGGCAACGGCACGGTCACCACGCAGGTGTTCCCGGCGACCTCGGACGCCTATGACCCCGAGCTGGACGAGTACTACACCTACGACCCGGAGAAGGCCAAGTCCCTCCTGGCCGAGGCCGGCTACGCCGATGGCCTCACGATCTCGATGCCGTCGGTGTCGGTGCTCGGTGCGACCACATACACGCTGGTTGCCCAGCAGCTGGCCGACATCGGCATCACCGTCGAACAGGTCGACGTCCCGATGGGAAACTTCATCGCCGACCTGCTCGCCCCGAAGTACCCCGCATCGTTCATGGCCCTGGAGCAGAACCCGGACTGGCAGCTCATCCAGTTCATGATCGCTCCCACGGCCGTGTTCAACCCGTTCAAGTACTCCGACCCGCAGGTCGACGAGTACATCCAGGAGATCCAGTACGGTGACGAGGCCACGCAGGCCTCCGTCGCGAAGGAGCTCAACACCTACATCGTCGAGCAGGGCTGGTTCGCCCCGTTCTTCCGGGTGCAGGGCAGCGTCGCAACCGACGCCAACACGACGGTCGAGATGCTCCCGACCAACGCGTACCCCGCGATCTACGACTTCCAGCCGAAGCAGTAG
- a CDS encoding glycoside hydrolase family 3 protein, which translates to MTTSTDHLRPLLEQLSLEEKISLIQGADFWTTVPLPKIGLRAMTLSDGPAGVRGPVWDERDPSLNLPSASALAASWDADVAYRYGAAAAAEARRKDVDVVLGPTINLHRSPLGGRHFECFSEDPELTAELAQAYVRGLQDNGVAATPKHYVANDSETDRFTVDVHVDERALRELYLAPFERAVGAGAWAIMSAYNSVDGVTMTENDLLETPLNSEWGFDGIVVSDWTAVRSLDSIPAAQDLAMPGPAPAWADAVAAVRDGRLNEADIDRKVLRMLLLAARVGALEGTPALPVAPIDGVAFTREAEIEGTVLVRNDGILPLDSSAVRSIAVIGHNARDARTQGGGSATVLPERITTPLDGIRGAFAGAEVGYSLGAVVQEGVAELPLAQMQNPVTGEPGARVEFLDADGSVLFAEDRRATALVWFGGDAPINDSAKLTLRTRYIPEQTGRILLGFAGGGHARVFVDDELVVDDTPVITGTDLGAAFLNPPSATAPVQVTAGEPVDIRAEFTMGPTDSPLQGVFSATVGIAPDDADPDELIARAAEAAAAAEVAVVVVGTNSKVESEGYDRTDLNLPGRQDDLVRAVVAANPRTIVVVNAGSPVVMPWRDEVAALVLGWFGGQEFGAALADVLSGVAEPGGRLPTSWPATLEDVPVTEVTPTEGALVYEEGIHIGYRAWLRAGSSPAYPFGHGLGYTSWSWDEIELDGDDVLVTITNTGDRAGKQVVQVYAERPDSAVERPVRWLVGFAVVRADAGQRVTARVNVADRRLAHWADGWEVEAGEYTLRAGSSVRSLPLSVQRAAAVVEATV; encoded by the coding sequence ATGACGACCTCGACCGACCACCTGCGCCCGCTGCTGGAGCAGCTCAGCCTCGAGGAGAAGATCTCGCTGATCCAGGGAGCCGACTTCTGGACGACAGTCCCGCTGCCCAAGATCGGCCTGCGCGCGATGACGCTCTCGGACGGGCCCGCGGGCGTCCGCGGACCGGTGTGGGACGAGCGGGACCCGTCGCTGAATTTGCCGTCAGCCTCTGCACTGGCCGCATCGTGGGATGCGGACGTCGCGTATCGCTACGGCGCCGCCGCGGCGGCCGAGGCGCGTCGCAAGGACGTCGACGTCGTCCTCGGGCCCACCATCAACCTGCACCGCTCCCCGCTGGGCGGCCGCCACTTCGAATGCTTCAGCGAAGACCCCGAGCTGACCGCGGAACTCGCGCAGGCATACGTTCGCGGGCTGCAGGACAACGGTGTCGCGGCCACGCCCAAGCACTACGTGGCCAACGACTCGGAGACCGACCGATTCACCGTCGATGTCCACGTGGACGAGCGCGCGCTCCGTGAGCTGTACCTCGCGCCGTTCGAACGCGCGGTCGGCGCGGGTGCATGGGCGATCATGAGCGCGTACAACTCCGTCGACGGCGTCACGATGACCGAGAACGATCTGCTCGAGACGCCGCTCAACTCCGAGTGGGGCTTCGACGGCATCGTCGTCTCGGACTGGACCGCCGTCCGCAGCCTCGACTCGATACCCGCTGCGCAGGACCTCGCGATGCCCGGCCCCGCCCCTGCGTGGGCCGATGCCGTGGCGGCCGTTCGCGACGGACGGCTGAACGAGGCGGACATCGATCGCAAGGTGCTCCGGATGCTGCTGCTCGCCGCACGCGTCGGCGCCCTCGAAGGCACGCCGGCGCTGCCGGTGGCGCCGATCGACGGCGTCGCGTTCACCCGCGAGGCCGAGATCGAGGGCACGGTGCTCGTGCGCAACGACGGCATCCTGCCCCTGGATTCCTCCGCCGTCCGCTCGATCGCCGTGATCGGCCACAACGCCCGCGACGCGCGCACCCAGGGCGGCGGCAGCGCGACCGTGCTGCCGGAGCGCATCACGACCCCGCTGGACGGCATCCGTGGCGCGTTCGCCGGCGCGGAGGTCGGCTATTCACTGGGCGCCGTCGTGCAGGAGGGTGTGGCCGAGCTGCCGCTCGCGCAGATGCAGAACCCGGTGACGGGTGAACCAGGCGCACGCGTCGAGTTCCTGGATGCCGACGGCTCGGTGCTCTTCGCCGAGGACCGCCGCGCGACGGCCCTGGTGTGGTTCGGCGGCGATGCTCCGATCAACGACTCGGCGAAGCTCACGCTGCGGACCCGCTACATCCCGGAGCAGACCGGACGCATCCTGCTCGGATTCGCCGGCGGCGGTCACGCACGCGTCTTCGTGGACGACGAGCTCGTCGTGGACGACACCCCGGTGATCACCGGAACCGATCTGGGCGCCGCGTTCCTCAACCCGCCCTCGGCCACCGCGCCGGTGCAGGTCACCGCGGGCGAGCCGGTCGACATCCGCGCCGAGTTCACGATGGGGCCGACCGATTCTCCGCTGCAGGGCGTCTTCAGCGCCACGGTGGGCATCGCGCCCGATGACGCCGACCCTGACGAGCTGATCGCACGCGCGGCCGAGGCGGCTGCCGCGGCCGAGGTCGCGGTCGTCGTCGTCGGAACGAACTCGAAGGTCGAATCCGAGGGCTACGACCGCACCGATCTGAACCTCCCCGGACGCCAGGACGACCTGGTCCGTGCGGTCGTCGCTGCCAACCCGCGGACGATCGTCGTGGTGAACGCCGGGTCGCCGGTCGTGATGCCGTGGCGAGATGAGGTCGCCGCGCTCGTCCTCGGCTGGTTCGGCGGCCAGGAGTTCGGCGCCGCGCTGGCGGACGTGCTGAGCGGCGTCGCCGAACCGGGCGGCCGCCTGCCGACCTCGTGGCCCGCCACGCTCGAGGACGTTCCGGTGACCGAGGTGACTCCGACCGAGGGTGCGCTCGTCTACGAGGAGGGCATCCACATCGGCTACCGAGCATGGCTGCGTGCCGGCTCCTCGCCGGCATACCCCTTCGGCCACGGGCTCGGGTACACGAGCTGGTCGTGGGATGAGATCGAGCTCGACGGCGACGACGTGCTCGTCACGATCACCAACACCGGCGATCGCGCGGGCAAGCAGGTCGTGCAGGTGTACGCGGAGCGTCCCGACTCGGCGGTGGAGCGCCCGGTTCGCTGGCTCGTCGGCTTCGCCGTGGTGCGAGCGGATGCCGGGCAGCGCGTGACCGCACGCGTGAACGTCGCCGACCGGCGGCTCGCCCATTGGGCCGACGGCTGGGAGGTCGAGGCGGGGGAGTACACGCTGCGCGCCGGGTCGTCGGTGCGGAGCCTGCCACTGTCGGTCCAGCGCGCCGCCGCGGTGGTCGAGGCGACCGTATGA
- a CDS encoding glycoside hydrolase family 43 protein — protein sequence MTTLYNPVLNGFHPDPSVVRVGDEWFLATSSFEYLPGIPIHRSRDFENWELIGHVGATPEVFGIADVPTAGGVWAPTIRHHDGVFHLVITVAMGRGMLHFTATDAAGPWSAGDLILSANGSESINGIDPDIAWDSDGNVYITYSGLILSGPELGTHLGILQVKVDLENHVALEEPRSLWSGTGGQFPEAPHLYEVGGTWYLMIAEGGTERGHGISIARSASPEGPFETAPQNPLVSARSTIRPVQNTGHGDLVIGPDDEWFCIMLGVRPRSGTRAFSSLGRETFVSRVQWHGNGWPTINPVLLKARPGTRVEVAFSPERELDGEWLAIRRPTAAIADLSARPGWLTLHGDGSTLDDVHPVFLGRRQEHLTNRVSVTVDAARGTGGLAVRYDERFHVEIEVAADLLTARAVIGGLRQEWTHPAPTGPVDLHLDSLKPDSDGGFVQTSDIIHLAATIDGRRVELAQVDGRFLSSETTESFTGRVLGLYAVSGDVSFQSWIAEGDDE from the coding sequence ATGACCACGCTGTACAACCCCGTCCTGAACGGCTTCCACCCCGATCCCAGCGTCGTCCGGGTCGGTGATGAATGGTTCCTCGCGACCTCGTCGTTCGAGTACCTGCCCGGGATCCCCATCCATCGCTCGCGCGACTTCGAGAACTGGGAGCTGATCGGCCACGTCGGCGCGACGCCCGAGGTCTTCGGCATCGCGGACGTGCCGACCGCGGGCGGCGTCTGGGCTCCGACGATCCGCCACCACGACGGCGTGTTCCACCTGGTGATCACCGTGGCGATGGGGCGGGGGATGCTGCACTTCACAGCCACCGACGCCGCCGGTCCCTGGAGCGCCGGAGACCTGATCCTCAGCGCCAACGGATCGGAGAGCATCAACGGCATCGACCCCGACATCGCATGGGATTCGGACGGAAACGTCTACATCACCTACTCCGGCCTGATCCTCAGCGGCCCCGAGCTGGGCACGCACCTGGGCATCCTCCAGGTGAAGGTGGACCTCGAGAACCACGTCGCGCTCGAGGAGCCGCGGTCACTGTGGTCGGGCACCGGGGGGCAGTTCCCCGAGGCGCCGCACCTGTACGAGGTCGGCGGCACCTGGTACCTCATGATCGCCGAGGGCGGCACGGAGCGCGGGCACGGCATCAGCATCGCCCGCAGCGCCTCCCCGGAGGGACCGTTCGAGACGGCGCCGCAGAATCCGCTGGTCTCGGCCCGCTCCACGATCCGCCCGGTGCAGAACACCGGTCACGGCGACCTCGTCATCGGGCCGGACGACGAGTGGTTCTGCATCATGCTCGGCGTGCGACCCCGCAGCGGCACCCGCGCGTTCTCGTCCCTCGGCCGGGAAACCTTCGTCTCGCGCGTCCAGTGGCACGGCAACGGCTGGCCGACCATCAATCCGGTGCTGCTCAAGGCCCGGCCGGGTACCCGCGTCGAAGTCGCGTTCTCTCCCGAGCGCGAACTCGACGGGGAGTGGCTCGCGATCAGGCGCCCGACAGCCGCGATCGCCGACCTGTCCGCTCGCCCCGGCTGGCTGACGCTGCACGGCGACGGATCGACGCTGGACGACGTGCACCCGGTCTTTCTGGGTCGTCGTCAGGAGCACCTGACCAACCGCGTATCCGTGACGGTGGATGCGGCTCGGGGCACCGGCGGGCTCGCGGTCCGCTACGACGAGCGATTCCACGTCGAGATCGAGGTCGCCGCGGACCTGCTCACCGCGCGTGCCGTGATCGGCGGACTGCGCCAGGAGTGGACGCATCCCGCACCCACCGGTCCTGTGGACCTGCACCTCGACTCTCTCAAGCCCGATTCCGACGGCGGGTTCGTGCAGACGAGCGACATCATCCATCTTGCGGCGACGATCGACGGTCGGCGGGTCGAGCTCGCGCAGGTCGACGGTCGGTTCCTCTCCTCGGAGACCACCGAGTCCTTCACGGGGCGGGTGCTCGGTCTGTACGCGGTGAGCGGCGATGTATCGTTTCAGTCCTGGATCGCCGAAGGAGACGACGAATGA
- a CDS encoding serine hydrolase domain-containing protein produces the protein MTSSALSGLAQGVADDRLAGIVERLDDMLGGDPDLSFQVAAYHDGELVLDVVGGPHLSADSVLVPYSVTKNTIGLTVGLLIQRGLLDLDAPVASAWPEFAAKDKQGVTVRQLLSHQAGLPQATPALSWAELLDDHAAAERLAQSRPFWLPGSAFGYHAVTIGNLASELVFRLTGRTLREYYEQELRRPLDVDFFLGLPREHESRLVRILPMVRPVSDTSIIHGSILAPVVMGMPGPVVDLANDPVSWRFGHPAGSGTGTARGIAKLLAATVTGVNGAAPVLSADTVEVIGQQQVRGYDEVLGQQGRAHSIVFQKPTAAMPFGGPRAFGHDGAAGAFASVDPDTGLSFAYTIARGPWPGGGDPRAIALAADLGRLLSS, from the coding sequence ATGACCTCCAGCGCCCTGTCGGGCCTCGCCCAGGGCGTCGCCGACGATCGTCTGGCGGGCATCGTCGAGCGCCTCGACGACATGCTCGGCGGCGACCCGGACCTGTCGTTCCAGGTCGCTGCCTATCACGACGGCGAGCTCGTGCTCGACGTCGTCGGCGGCCCGCACCTGTCCGCCGACTCGGTGCTGGTGCCCTACTCGGTCACGAAGAACACGATCGGGCTGACTGTGGGGCTGCTGATTCAGCGCGGCCTGCTCGACCTTGACGCGCCGGTCGCCTCGGCCTGGCCGGAGTTCGCCGCGAAGGACAAGCAGGGCGTCACCGTGCGTCAGCTGCTCTCGCACCAGGCGGGTCTTCCGCAGGCGACGCCCGCACTGAGCTGGGCGGAACTGCTGGATGACCATGCGGCAGCGGAGCGGCTCGCGCAGAGCCGGCCGTTCTGGCTGCCCGGCAGCGCGTTCGGCTACCACGCGGTCACGATCGGCAACCTCGCTTCCGAGCTGGTGTTCCGCTTGACCGGACGCACGCTGCGCGAGTACTACGAGCAGGAGCTGCGGCGGCCGCTGGACGTGGACTTCTTCCTCGGGCTGCCGCGCGAGCACGAGAGCCGACTCGTCAGGATTCTGCCGATGGTGCGGCCGGTATCCGACACATCCATCATCCACGGCTCCATCCTGGCTCCCGTGGTGATGGGAATGCCCGGTCCCGTTGTGGATCTGGCCAACGACCCGGTCAGCTGGCGATTCGGTCACCCGGCGGGATCGGGAACGGGTACCGCCCGCGGCATCGCGAAGCTGCTTGCGGCGACAGTGACCGGCGTGAACGGCGCCGCACCCGTGCTCAGTGCCGACACGGTCGAGGTCATCGGGCAGCAGCAGGTCCGCGGCTACGACGAGGTCCTCGGTCAGCAGGGCCGAGCGCACTCGATCGTCTTCCAGAAGCCCACCGCCGCGATGCCGTTCGGCGGGCCACGGGCGTTCGGCCACGACGGCGCCGCCGGCGCGTTCGCGAGTGTCGATCCTGATACCGGACTGTCTTTCGCGTACACGATCGCCCGCGGCCCGTGGCCCGGCGGAGGGGACCCCCGCGCGATCGCCCTCGCAGCCGACCTCGGCCGACTTCTGTCCTCATGA